The Opitutaceae bacterium genome has a window encoding:
- the pdxH gene encoding pyridoxamine 5'-phosphate oxidase has translation MALADLRKDYSLAGLVEKDLAKDPFRQFDKWFQEAEAAKLPEPNAMICSSATREGRPSSRMVLLKGLDGRGFVFFSNYESRKAREISENPRVSLLFPWFPLERQVIIEGTISRISREESGAYFHSRPRASQLSAWASAQSSIVPSRSVLEEAMKSVEQKYAGAEVPLPPQWGGYRVSPETVEFWQGRRSRLHDRLRYRRTADGWSVERLSP, from the coding sequence ATGGCTCTCGCCGATCTTCGAAAAGACTATTCACTCGCCGGCCTTGTCGAAAAAGACCTCGCCAAGGACCCGTTTCGCCAGTTCGACAAATGGTTTCAGGAAGCTGAGGCCGCCAAGCTGCCGGAGCCGAATGCGATGATCTGTTCGTCTGCGACTCGCGAGGGACGGCCCTCGTCACGCATGGTGTTGCTCAAGGGCCTCGATGGACGCGGCTTTGTCTTCTTCAGCAATTACGAGAGCCGCAAGGCGCGGGAGATCAGCGAGAATCCCCGCGTTTCCCTCCTCTTCCCCTGGTTTCCCCTGGAGCGGCAGGTAATCATCGAGGGCACGATCAGCCGCATTTCCCGCGAAGAAAGCGGCGCCTACTTCCATTCCCGACCCCGTGCGAGCCAGCTCTCCGCGTGGGCTTCCGCTCAGAGCTCGATCGTGCCAAGCCGATCGGTGCTCGAGGAAGCCATGAAATCCGTTGAGCAGAAGTACGCTGGCGCGGAAGTGCCTCTCCCCCCGCAGTGGGGTGGCTACCGCGTGAGCCCGGAAACCGTTGAGTTCTGGCAGGGGCGACGCAGTCGCCTCCACGACCGACTCCGCTATAGGCGCACCGCCGATGGGTGGAGCGTGGAGCGCCTCTCGCCGTGA
- a CDS encoding FAD-dependent oxidoreductase, with product MTKLAIVGSGIAGLGCAHFLHKYFDIHVFEQDPRIGGHSHTVDVIEPGTGKACQLDTGFMVYNEVTYPLLTKLFTRIKAPVKRTDMSFSVRHAEIGLEYNGHSLNHLFAQRKNLLNGRFWRMLLAINRFNKEAVQALSDPETRSITLGEYVRRRGYGEDFFNLYLVPMSSAVWSTPPELMLSFPASTLLRFFNNHGFLGLSTQHQWWTVDGGSREYVSRMTEPWRDRIRKAQKVARVLRSPGGKGATVVTAEGATEFFDKVILACHADQALRLLVNPTVDEGRLLGEFHYQRNTATVHTDTSVMPRAPLAWAAWNYEITKDAEGHVSTATHYYMNRLQGVSDRQHFFVTINRPESIAPDKVIKRIEYEHPLFSVGAVQAQAELPTLNLVSPGQPIYFCGSYFKYGFHEDAFASAYRLAELLLGKDPWNV from the coding sequence ATGACCAAACTTGCCATTGTCGGCTCTGGGATCGCGGGGCTCGGCTGCGCACACTTTCTACACAAGTACTTCGACATCCACGTGTTCGAACAGGATCCGCGCATCGGCGGGCATTCCCACACAGTCGATGTGATTGAGCCAGGGACGGGCAAGGCGTGCCAGCTGGACACCGGGTTCATGGTGTACAACGAAGTGACTTACCCGCTGCTGACCAAGCTCTTCACGCGCATCAAAGCCCCCGTGAAACGCACCGACATGTCATTCAGTGTGAGACACGCCGAGATAGGCCTCGAGTACAACGGCCATTCGTTGAATCACCTCTTTGCACAACGGAAGAACCTCCTTAACGGACGATTTTGGCGCATGCTGTTGGCGATCAATCGCTTCAACAAGGAAGCCGTACAGGCGCTAAGCGACCCTGAAACGCGCTCCATCACACTCGGGGAGTACGTGCGGAGGCGGGGCTACGGCGAGGATTTCTTCAACCTGTACCTGGTACCCATGAGTTCGGCTGTGTGGTCGACGCCACCCGAACTGATGCTCTCTTTCCCCGCCTCCACCCTGCTTCGTTTCTTTAACAATCACGGTTTCCTGGGCCTGAGCACCCAGCACCAGTGGTGGACGGTCGATGGCGGTTCGCGGGAGTATGTCAGTCGCATGACGGAGCCGTGGAGAGACCGAATTCGAAAAGCGCAAAAGGTCGCACGTGTGCTTCGCTCACCCGGCGGAAAAGGTGCGACAGTCGTCACCGCGGAAGGAGCGACCGAGTTCTTCGACAAGGTGATCCTCGCTTGCCACGCTGATCAAGCCCTCCGACTGCTGGTTAATCCCACAGTCGATGAAGGACGGCTCCTCGGAGAGTTCCACTACCAGCGAAACACCGCCACCGTCCACACGGACACCTCCGTCATGCCGCGGGCGCCGCTGGCCTGGGCGGCGTGGAACTACGAAATCACCAAGGACGCCGAGGGCCACGTCTCGACCGCCACGCACTACTATATGAACCGGCTTCAGGGTGTGTCGGACCGCCAGCATTTCTTTGTCACGATCAACCGCCCCGAGTCGATCGCTCCGGACAAAGTGATCAAGCGAATCGAGTACGAGCATCCGCTCTTCAGCGTCGGCGCCGTGCAGGCGCAGGCCGAGCTTCCCACCCTGAACCTGGTGTCTCCCGGTCAGCCAATCTACTTTTGTGGAAGCTACTTCAAGTACGGCTTCCACGAGGACGCGTTTGCGAGTGCGTATCGTCTCGCGGAGTTGCTCCTCGGCAAAGATCCATGGAACGTTTGA
- a CDS encoding lipoate--protein ligase family protein, producing the protein MTWRLDHLPVRSGGAAENMAADFLLLKRYPQSGYARVRHYGWHRPACTFGYSQKIDYVRSQLAGGETVELCRRPTGGGVVDHRNDWTYALVLPPGHDLFEAPAPRSYRAVHEIIATLLAAKGEPVELKESCEPSGEECAPGPGVCFKKPELFDVLRRDDGRKVAGAAQKRTKQGLLFQGSLARSAVSPGFDWVAFEQEWVLGLAQLLGAEPGTAPWPEFNEGEWESLTDQYASDEWNLAR; encoded by the coding sequence GTGACGTGGCGCCTCGATCATCTTCCCGTGCGTTCCGGTGGCGCGGCCGAAAACATGGCCGCCGACTTTCTGCTGTTGAAGCGGTACCCACAATCTGGATACGCCAGGGTCCGCCACTACGGGTGGCACCGACCCGCCTGTACTTTCGGGTATAGCCAGAAGATTGACTACGTGCGTTCACAGCTCGCCGGGGGAGAAACCGTGGAGCTCTGTCGACGCCCGACCGGGGGCGGGGTCGTCGACCACCGCAATGACTGGACCTATGCGCTCGTCCTGCCACCAGGCCATGACCTGTTCGAGGCGCCAGCGCCCCGCTCCTACCGCGCCGTGCACGAGATCATTGCGACCCTCCTTGCCGCCAAAGGGGAACCGGTGGAGCTGAAGGAATCGTGCGAGCCCTCCGGCGAGGAGTGCGCCCCGGGACCCGGCGTCTGCTTCAAGAAACCCGAACTCTTCGATGTCCTCCGGCGCGATGATGGGCGTAAAGTCGCGGGTGCCGCCCAGAAACGGACCAAACAGGGACTTCTGTTCCAAGGCTCCCTCGCCCGCAGCGCCGTAAGCCCGGGGTTCGACTGGGTGGCTTTTGAGCAGGAATGGGTTCTGGGGCTGGCGCAACTTTTGGGAGCCGAACCAGGCACAGCACCCTGGCCGGAATTCAACGAAGGCGAATGGGAGTCTCTCACGGATCAATACGCCTCGGACGAGTGGAATCTTGCACGGTGA
- a CDS encoding MarC family protein has translation MPDLLSRFLQAFIPLFVAIDAIGLAALYLGISEQMPVERKEKIARQALWTAAAVSLLFLFLGQAIFRALGITENDFQVAGGLILLILAVREMVQQKHQKTKHLSEDFGVVPLGMPLIAGPAMLASLLVSYQAVGLWITLSALAVNLGLVVVAFKSSDRLGQWIGLTGMRAISKIISLLLAAIAVAMIRKGLSGG, from the coding sequence ATGCCAGATCTGCTGTCCCGCTTCCTCCAGGCGTTCATTCCCCTCTTCGTCGCGATAGACGCCATCGGCTTGGCCGCGCTCTACCTCGGCATTAGCGAACAGATGCCAGTCGAGCGAAAGGAGAAGATCGCGAGGCAGGCGCTCTGGACCGCCGCAGCGGTCAGCCTGCTCTTTCTTTTTCTGGGCCAAGCCATATTCCGCGCCCTCGGCATCACCGAAAATGACTTCCAGGTGGCCGGTGGCCTGATCCTTTTGATCCTCGCCGTGCGGGAAATGGTTCAGCAGAAACACCAAAAGACGAAGCACCTCAGCGAGGATTTCGGCGTCGTGCCCTTGGGCATGCCTTTGATTGCCGGCCCGGCAATGCTGGCAAGCCTCCTGGTGTCCTACCAAGCGGTGGGGCTCTGGATCACGCTTTCAGCACTGGCGGTCAACTTGGGCCTGGTCGTCGTGGCCTTCAAAAGCAGCGACCGGCTCGGGCAATGGATCGGCCTCACGGGCATGCGAGCGATATCCAAGATTATATCACTCCTGCTCGCCGCGATCGCGGTGGCAATGATTCGGAAGGGATTGAGTGGTGGGTAG
- the rlmN gene encoding 23S rRNA (adenine(2503)-C(2))-methyltransferase RlmN, which produces MPPESPQKPDLFSLTREELRRHVVAWGFSPVHTETLWHYLYYACVFSWNDMPDLPRKVRDRAEAEFTWGRLPVAVETESSDGFTRKYLLELDDRRRIETVLMRYTGRVTACISSQVGCAMGCVFCATGQMGYVRHLTAGEIVAQVRHVQQQLQLLSPTQQAPGQGRLRNVVLMGMGEPLHNYESVMQAVDILRDPNGLSLGARKITLSTVGVVPGIIRLADENRPIHLAVSLHGATQEERAALVPAARRWPLDELIGACRYFTERTGRRIFFEWTLIEGKNDTPGTAARVGSLLKGIPAQVNLIPLNPTSGYNGGPSALAAAKRFQAVLREHGLPSTVRQRRGIDIDAGCGQLAVTRQAVRTS; this is translated from the coding sequence ATGCCGCCGGAATCCCCTCAGAAACCCGACCTCTTCTCGCTGACACGCGAGGAGCTTCGACGGCATGTCGTGGCTTGGGGATTCAGTCCGGTGCACACCGAGACCCTTTGGCATTATCTCTATTATGCCTGTGTCTTTTCCTGGAACGACATGCCGGACCTTCCTCGCAAGGTCCGGGATCGTGCTGAAGCGGAGTTTACGTGGGGCCGTCTCCCGGTCGCCGTGGAAACCGAAAGCAGCGACGGATTTACCCGGAAATATCTCCTGGAATTGGATGACAGGCGGCGCATCGAGACAGTGCTGATGCGGTACACAGGCCGCGTCACCGCCTGCATCAGCAGCCAGGTGGGATGTGCGATGGGCTGCGTTTTCTGTGCCACCGGGCAGATGGGCTATGTGAGGCACCTGACGGCCGGTGAGATCGTGGCGCAGGTGCGACACGTGCAACAGCAGCTTCAGCTTCTTTCACCGACCCAACAGGCACCAGGGCAAGGTCGGCTGCGCAACGTGGTGCTGATGGGAATGGGTGAGCCCCTGCACAACTACGAATCGGTCATGCAGGCGGTCGACATCCTAAGAGATCCCAACGGCCTTTCCTTGGGCGCACGCAAGATTACCTTGAGCACCGTGGGTGTGGTGCCCGGCATCATTCGCCTTGCAGATGAGAATCGGCCTATTCACCTCGCGGTAAGCCTGCACGGCGCCACCCAAGAGGAGCGGGCCGCGCTGGTTCCCGCTGCCAGGCGTTGGCCGCTGGACGAACTGATCGGCGCGTGCCGCTACTTCACGGAGCGAACCGGCCGTCGGATCTTCTTCGAATGGACCCTGATCGAGGGAAAGAACGACACCCCCGGGACGGCGGCCCGTGTGGGAAGCCTGCTCAAGGGAATCCCGGCGCAGGTCAACCTCATACCGCTGAATCCAACTTCTGGATACAACGGCGGCCCGAGTGCGCTCGCCGCCGCTAAACGGTTTCAGGCCGTGCTCCGCGAACACGGCCTCCCGAGCACGGTTCGCCAGCGCCGCGGCATCGATATCGATGCTGGCTGCGGGCAGCTGGCGGTTACCCGCCAGGCGGTCAGGACTTCTTGA